In the genome of Archangium lipolyticum, the window CGCTCACCTCGCCGCCGAAGCCCCCTTCGGTGGTGACCACCAGGTCCGGGATGAGGTCGAGGTTGAGGTCCGTCACCTCGAGAGCGTGTGCAGGATAGTCTCCAACGGGGACGAAGAGCTGGTCCTGGAAGGTGCCATCGCCCTTGTTCAACAGCACGCCCACGGACTTGCAGACGTTCTCCGACCCGCAGTTGGCCGAGTGGGTGACGGCGATGTCCAGCTTGCCATCCCGGTTGAAGTCCGCGACCGCCGCCGACTTCGGACCCGTGGGCGCCGCGTATTCGGCTTTCGCCCCGAGTGTGGCGTCGCCATTCACCCCGTACACGGAGACCTTGTCGTAGGCGTTGTGGACGAGGGCGATGCCCTGGCCTGTCGCGGAGAAGGGTCCCACCACCATGTCGGTGATGTCCTGCCTGGCCGGGAAGGAGCCCATCCGCTGGAAGCCGCCCGCCCCATCGCCCCTGTACACCCAGAGGGAGGAGTCGCCATTGTTGGCGACGGCGAGGTCCAGCCGCTGATCCGCGTCGAGATCCGCGAGCGCCAGGGCCGAGGGAGTCTTGCCGGTCGTCATCACCGTGGGCGTCTGGAAGAAGCCATTCTGACGGTTGAGCAGGAGGGACACCGAGTCCGTCGTCCCGCTCGAGGTGACGAGGTCATCGTAGCCATCGCGGTTGATGTCACCGGGCGCGATGTTCTTCGGCCCGCTGCTGCTGGACAGGCGGTACGTCACCGGAGCCAGGAAGCCGCAGTTGCCCGCGCAGATGATGCCTCCATCCGAGCAGGCCCCCGCGCACGAGGTGGAACCCGCCTCACACGTGGGCTTGCCGTCGAGGAGTCCCCCATCGCTGAGCACCACGCCCCCATCCTTGAGCGGAGTGCCCCCATCCTTCTGATCGGCCTTCCCCGGCGGAAGGGGGTTGGAGGGGCCCACGTAGTCGTCGGGGAGCCTTCCGCCTTCCTCCTCGCAGCCACT includes:
- a CDS encoding FG-GAP repeat domain-containing protein, yielding MLVLASGCEEEGGRLPDDYVGPSNPLPPGKADQKDGGTPLKDGGVVLSDGGLLDGKPTCEAGSTSCAGACSDGGIICAGNCGFLAPVTYRLSSSSGPKNIAPGDINRDGYDDLVTSSGTTDSVSLLLNRQNGFFQTPTVMTTGKTPSALALADLDADQRLDLAVANNGDSSLWVYRGDGAGGFQRMGSFPARQDITDMVVGPFSATGQGIALVHNAYDKVSVYGVNGDATLGAKAEYAAPTGPKSAAVADFNRDGKLDIAVTHSANCGSENVCKSVGVLLNKGDGTFQDQLFVPVGDYPAHALEVTDLNLDLIPDLVVTTEGGFGGEVSALLGRGDGTFHNKTRPGPAVGNGANWMTLADINRDGVQDVLVAFGGDNRLGLYLGRSDGSLAWPPVSLYPQPQGGWLQGLTASDFDKDGFKDVAVLTGTGVQMLWGICR